A window from Eubalaena glacialis isolate mEubGla1 chromosome 1, mEubGla1.1.hap2.+ XY, whole genome shotgun sequence encodes these proteins:
- the INA gene encoding alpha-internexin — MSFGSEHYLGAASSYRKVFGDGSRLSSRLSGAGGAGSFRSQSLSRCNVASSAACSSASSLGLGLAYRRSPASDGLDLSQAAARTNEYKIIRTNEKEQLQGLNDRFAMFIEKVHQLETQNRALEAELAALRQRHAEPSRLGELFQRELRELRAQLEEASSARSQALLERDGLAEEVQRLRARCEEESRGREGAERALKAQQRDVDGATLARLDLEKKVESLLDELAFVRQVHDEEVAELLATLQASSQAAAEVDVAVAKPDLSSALREIRAQYESLAAKNLQSAEEWYKSKFANLNEQAARSTEAIRASREEIHEYRRQLQARTIEIEGLRGANESLERQILELEERHSAEVASYQDNIGQLENDLRNTKSEMARHLREYQDLLNVKMALDIEIAAYRKLLEGEETRFSTSGLSISGLNPLPNPSYLLPPRILSSTTSKVSSTGLSLKKEEEEEEASKVAAKKTSQLGESFEEILEETVISAKKTEKSNIEENTISSQKI; from the exons ATGAGCTTCGGCTCGGAGCACTACCTGGGCGCCGCCTCCTCCTACCGCAAGGTGTTCGGAGACGGCTCGCGCCTGTCCTCGCGCCTCTCCGGGGCCGGCGGCGCGGGTAGCTTCCGCTCGCAATCGCTGTCCCGCTGCAATGTGGCCTCCTCGGCTGCCTGCTCCTCGGCCTCGTCGCTCGGCCTGGGCCTGGCCTACCGCCGGTCTCCGGCGTCCGACGGGCTGGACCTGAGTCAGGCGGCGGCGCGCACCAACGAGTACAAGATCATCCGCACTAACGAGAAGGAGCAGCTTCAGGGCCTCAACGACCGCTTTGCCATGTTCATCGAGAAGGTGCACCAGCTGGAGACGCAGAACCGCGCGCTCGAGGCCGAGCTGGCCGCGCTGCGGCAGCGCCACGCCGAGCCGTCGCGCCTCGGCGAGCTCTTCCAGCGCGAGCTGCGCGAGCTGCGCGCGCAGCTGGAGGAGGCGAGCTCGGCGCGCTCGCAGGCCCTGCTGGAGCGCGACGGGCTGGCGGAGGAGGTGCAGCGGCTACGGGCGCGCTGCGAGGAGGAGAGCCGGGGGCGCGAAGGGGCCGAGCGCGCCCTGAAGGCGCAGCAGCGCGACGTGGACGGCGCCACGCTGGCCCGCCTGGATCTGGAGAAGAAGGTGGAGTCGCTGCTGGACGAGCTGGCCTTCGTGCGCCAGGTGCACGATGAGGAGGTGGCCGAGCTACTGGCCACGCTGCAGGCGTCGTCGCAGGCCGCGGCCGAGGTGGACGTGGCTGTGGCTAAACCAGACCTGAGTTCGGCGCTGAGGGAGATCCGCGCCCAGTATGAGTCCCTGGCCGCCAAGAACCTGCAGTCAGCTGAGGAGTGGTACAAGTCCAAGTTTGCCAACCTGAACGAGCAGGCGGCGCGCAGCACCGAGGCCATCCGGGCCAGCCGCGAGGAGATTCACGAGTACCGGCGCCAGCTGCAGGCACGCACCATCGAGATCGAGGGGCTGCGCGGGGCCAACGAGTCCTTGGAGAGGCAGATCCTGGAGCTGGAGGAGCGGCACAGTGCCGAGGTGGCCAGCTACCAG GATAACATTGGGCAGCTGGAGAATGATCTGAGGAACACGAAGAGTGAGATGGCCCGCCACCTTCGGGAATACCAGGACTTGCTCAATGTCAAAATGGCTCTTGACATTGAGATAGCAGCTTACAG GAAACTGCTGGAAGGCGAAGAGACACGTTTTAGCACCAGTGGAttaagcatttcagggctgaatCCACTTCCCAATCCAAGTTATCTGCTCCCTCCTAGAATCCTCAGTTCTACCACCTCCAAAGTCTCATCCACTGGGCTGTCTcttaagaaagaggaggaggaagaggaggcttcTAAGGTAGCCGCGAAGAAAACCTCCCAGTTAGGGGAAAGTTTTGAAGAAATATTGGAGGAGACAGTGATATCTGCTAAGAAAACCGAGAAATCAAATATAGAAGAAAACACCATTTCAAGCCAAAAAATATAA